One Clostridia bacterium genomic window, AAAGCGTTATTTAACATATCCACCTGTTCGCTTATGTCTGATTCAGATGGTGGTCCTTCAAATGTGATATCAACATTAAACTCTTTTGCTGCATCTTCTGCACCCTTTAAAACTACTTGCCAGAATTGATGTTGAAAACCCTTTGAAACTATAGCTATATAAGGTTTTTCTCCGTCATCTGCTGGAGCTTCGGCCTCTTGGTCAGCACCTTCTTCAGCCTGTTCCGGAGCTTCTGCATCAGTCCCCTCATCAGCTCCGCCACATCCTACTAAAAGCGTAGCTAGTAGCATTACTGACAATAAAATAGCCAAAAATTTCTTCATGAAATGTTTTCCTCCTTTTATTTTGATTTTATTTTTCAGCGCATTGATACGCTGATAATAAACTTGTTTTAAAGCCTTATTTAAGCTCACCTGCTTTTTTGCTTCTGTAGATATCAAGCATAACTGCTATAATTACTACGATACCTGTAAAAAGCGTCTGGTAATGCGCCTGAAGATTCATTGACATCAGGCCCTGCTTTAAAATACTCATTATATAAACACCGATTATTGTACCTGTTAAACTACCTACACCACCTGCTAGTGATGTTCCACCTATAACAACTCCTGCGATAGCCAGCAATTCAAATCCATTTCCTGTTGCCGGAACAATTGAAGTGTATGCTGCTGCATACATAACACCGGCTAAACCACTGAACAATCCGGAGATAACATATACAATGGTCTTCCATTTAACTACATCTACACCGGATAATCTAGCTGCTTCCTCATTAGAACCTATCGCAAAAGCGTAGCGACCAGTTTTTGTTTTATTCAAAATTATATACGCAATTATAAAAGCCAGTGCCAACCAAACTATACCTATCGGAAATCCGCCGCTGGTTTTATAAAATACATGTTTAAACCATCCATCCGGACTGGTAATATTGGGATATCGAATGGTCATAACTTTTG contains:
- a CDS encoding ABC transporter permease, translating into GFMAIGVTFVIITGGIDLSLGTVLICSALIGGVAHNNWGLSMGLSLIICVVVGALFGLLNGTLVAKFKLPPFVATLGSMMIAQGVGAIVSKVMTIRYPNITSPDGWFKHVFYKTSGGFPIGIVWLALAFIIAYIILNKTKTGRYAFAIGSNEEAARLSGVDVVKWKTIVYVISGLFSGLAGVMYAAAYTSIVPATGNGFELLAIAGVVIGGTSLAGGVGSLTGTIIGVYIMSILKQGLMSMNLQAHYQTLFTGIVVIIAVMLDIYRSKKAGELK